The proteins below are encoded in one region of Pseudomonas sp. SCB32:
- a CDS encoding taurine ABC transporter ATP-binding protein produces MSRLTAEAVSLTFQQNGRERVVLRDLSLSLAKGESLVVLGPSGCGKSSLLNVLAGFQAPDSGRVQIDGRTLSGPGGERGVVFQDDALMPWLSALDNVALGLRIRGVGAAERNARAHEVLKLVGLGEHADYRISQLSGGQRQRLGLARALAVEPDFLLLDEPFGALDALTRERMQVLTLDLWRKTGKGLFLITHSVDEALFLATDLVVMDGPPARIVKRLSLDFACRYAAGEPVRSIKSDPEFARLRQLLLDEFLEEPEAEHAH; encoded by the coding sequence ATGAGCCGTCTGACGGCCGAGGCGGTCAGCCTCACCTTCCAGCAGAACGGACGCGAGCGCGTCGTCCTGCGGGACCTTTCTCTGAGCCTCGCCAAGGGTGAATCCCTGGTGGTGCTCGGCCCGTCGGGCTGCGGTAAGTCCAGCCTGCTCAACGTGCTGGCGGGCTTCCAGGCGCCGGACAGCGGCCGCGTGCAGATCGATGGCCGTACCTTGAGCGGCCCCGGTGGCGAGCGCGGCGTGGTGTTCCAGGACGATGCGCTGATGCCCTGGCTGAGCGCGCTGGACAACGTCGCGCTGGGCCTGCGCATCCGTGGCGTCGGCGCTGCCGAACGCAACGCCCGCGCCCATGAGGTGCTGAAACTGGTGGGCCTGGGCGAGCACGCGGACTACCGCATTTCGCAGCTCTCCGGTGGCCAGCGGCAGCGCCTGGGCCTGGCCCGCGCGTTGGCGGTGGAGCCGGATTTCCTGCTGCTCGACGAACCCTTCGGCGCCCTCGATGCGCTGACCCGCGAGCGTATGCAGGTGCTGACCCTCGACCTGTGGCGCAAGACCGGCAAGGGCCTGTTCCTGATTACCCACAGCGTCGACGAGGCGCTGTTCCTCGCCACCGACCTGGTGGTGATGGACGGCCCGCCAGCGCGCATCGTCAAGCGCCTGTCGCTGGACTTCGCCTGCCGCTATGCCGCTGGCGAGCCGGTGCGCTCGATCAAGTCCGACCCGGAATTCGCGCGCCTGCGCCAACTCCTTCTCGATGAGTTCCTTGAGGAACCGGAGGCCGAGCATGCCCACTGA
- the tauA gene encoding taurine ABC transporter substrate-binding protein → MNKPRFVRRAVAGVAVAAALSFQSAAFADIVLGYQTGIDPTKVPQADGTYEKVIGEKLDWRRFNSGPEVVAAIASGDVQLGNLGSSPLAAATSRGLPIVAFIVSAQINAAEALVVRNGSKIEKPEDLIGKTIATPFVSTSHYSLLGALKHWKIDPTKVKIVNLNPTEIAAAWRRGDIDGAFVWSPALGEIKKSGKVLTDAAEVGQWGAPTFEVWVARKDFAEKHPEVIAKFARVSLDSFADYNAHKAQWTADSEQVKKIARLTGADPKDVPELLAGSAFPESQAQLSSALLGGGTAKDIAGTAAFLKEQKRVPSVLKDYSPYVSADYVRQAESVQVGQR, encoded by the coding sequence ATGAACAAACCTCGTTTCGTACGCCGTGCCGTGGCCGGCGTCGCTGTTGCGGCTGCCCTGTCCTTCCAGAGTGCCGCGTTCGCCGACATCGTCCTCGGCTACCAGACCGGCATCGACCCGACCAAGGTTCCCCAGGCCGATGGCACCTATGAAAAGGTCATCGGCGAGAAGCTCGATTGGCGCCGCTTCAACAGCGGCCCGGAAGTGGTCGCCGCCATCGCCTCGGGCGATGTGCAGCTGGGCAACCTCGGCTCCAGCCCGCTGGCCGCCGCCACCTCTCGCGGCCTGCCCATCGTCGCCTTCATCGTCTCCGCGCAGATCAATGCCGCCGAGGCCCTGGTCGTGCGCAACGGCAGCAAGATCGAGAAGCCCGAAGACCTGATCGGCAAGACCATCGCCACGCCCTTCGTGTCCACCTCGCACTACAGCCTGCTGGGCGCTCTCAAGCACTGGAAGATCGACCCCACCAAGGTGAAGATCGTCAACCTCAATCCCACCGAGATCGCCGCCGCCTGGCGTCGCGGCGACATCGATGGCGCCTTCGTCTGGTCGCCCGCTCTGGGCGAGATCAAGAAGTCCGGCAAGGTGCTGACCGACGCCGCCGAAGTCGGCCAGTGGGGCGCGCCGACCTTCGAGGTCTGGGTCGCTCGCAAGGACTTCGCTGAGAAGCATCCGGAAGTCATCGCCAAGTTCGCTCGCGTGAGCCTGGACTCCTTCGCCGACTACAACGCCCACAAGGCGCAGTGGACCGCCGATTCCGAGCAGGTGAAGAAGATCGCCCGCCTGACCGGCGCCGATCCGAAGGACGTGCCCGAGCTGCTGGCCGGCTCCGCCTTCCCCGAGTCCCAGGCGCAACTGTCGTCCGCCCTGCTGGGTGGCGGCACCGCGAAGGACATCGCCGGCACCGCCGCCTTCCTCAAGGAGCAGAAACGCGTGCCTTCGGTGCTCAAGGACTACTCGCCCTACGTCAGCGCCGATTACGTGCGCCAGGCGGAGAGCGTGCAGGTCGGGCAGCGCTGA
- a CDS encoding acyl-CoA dehydrogenase family protein — MNLAATASLPDLPSARWSRALRASGLLDVSLPPEYGGRGAGWDEVLQTLRDLSERDGTLARLFAVHHLQLASVLLLGSIEQRERLLPRSVERDWLWGEAVDHQERRLLAREHRRGGFLLQGGRHDCFGAEVADWLVISAWHAPSDGLLIAALPADRDGLDRFEPNGGGLLRCHEVRLHPEDILLPPGLPWTPRAQLRGSLAALLQANIALGLAMQACDALPTRVAVGSLRRLLGLGLRLSEQSAVAFEAALAADNSLSFTRSAALATLVAETAAVARQAVEVGLREEGVRARLHAGAT; from the coding sequence ATGAACCTGGCGGCGACCGCTTCCCTTCCCGATCTTCCCTCTGCCCGCTGGAGCCGTGCGCTGCGCGCTTCCGGCCTGCTCGACGTGTCGCTACCACCCGAATACGGCGGGCGCGGCGCCGGCTGGGACGAGGTGCTGCAGACCCTTCGCGACCTCTCCGAGCGCGACGGCACCCTGGCCCGACTGTTCGCCGTGCACCACCTGCAACTGGCCAGCGTGTTGCTGCTGGGCAGCATCGAGCAGCGCGAACGCCTGCTGCCGAGGAGCGTGGAGCGCGACTGGCTGTGGGGCGAGGCGGTGGATCACCAGGAGCGCCGCCTGCTGGCGCGGGAGCACCGGCGCGGCGGCTTCCTGCTGCAGGGTGGGCGTCACGACTGCTTTGGCGCCGAGGTGGCCGACTGGCTGGTGATTTCCGCCTGGCACGCACCCAGCGACGGCCTGCTGATCGCTGCGCTGCCGGCCGACCGCGATGGGCTGGATCGCTTCGAGCCCAACGGCGGCGGGCTGCTGCGCTGCCATGAAGTGCGCCTGCATCCCGAGGACATCCTGCTGCCGCCGGGCCTGCCCTGGACGCCCCGCGCGCAACTGCGCGGCAGCCTGGCGGCCTTGCTGCAGGCGAACATCGCCCTGGGCCTGGCCATGCAGGCATGCGATGCGCTGCCGACGCGAGTGGCGGTGGGTAGTCTGCGGCGTTTGCTGGGGCTGGGCCTGCGCCTGTCCGAGCAGTCCGCCGTGGCCTTCGAGGCGGCACTGGCAGCGGACAACAGCTTGAGTTTCACCCGCAGCGCGGCGCTGGCGACCCTGGTGGCGGAAACCGCCGCGGTGGCGCGGCAGGCGGTCGAGGTGGGACTGCGCGAGGAGGGCGTGCGTGCGCGTTTGCACGCCGGCGCGACCTGA
- the yedA gene encoding drug/metabolite exporter YedA: protein MPRARVSLTLIAAFFALYFIWGSTYLVIRIGVESWPPMLMAGCRFIIAGTLLFAWMLWRGAPLPSFKQCLSAGAIGILLLSCGNGGVTVAEHWGVASGVAALAVATVPLFTLVFGRFFGNRTNALEWAGIALGLFGIVLLNLGSNLQGSPAGAALIIFAAATWAFGSVWSRRLDLPGGAMASAVEMLVGGGVLLLGSFLSGERMEQMPTAAGWGALAYLVVFGSIIAFSAYMYLLANVRPAAATSYAYVNPAVAVMLGMVFAGEHIGMAESLAMAVIISAVVLIGLPQWRRQDAA, encoded by the coding sequence ATGCCCAGAGCCCGCGTCTCCCTGACCCTGATCGCCGCGTTCTTCGCGCTGTATTTCATCTGGGGCTCGACTTACCTGGTGATCCGTATCGGCGTCGAGTCCTGGCCGCCGATGCTGATGGCGGGCTGCCGCTTCATCATCGCCGGGACCCTTCTGTTCGCCTGGATGCTCTGGCGCGGCGCGCCGCTGCCGAGCTTCAAGCAATGCCTGTCGGCGGGCGCTATCGGCATCCTCCTGCTCAGCTGCGGCAACGGCGGGGTGACGGTCGCCGAGCACTGGGGCGTGGCCTCGGGCGTGGCGGCATTGGCGGTGGCGACGGTGCCGCTGTTCACCCTGGTGTTCGGACGCTTCTTCGGCAACCGGACCAACGCGCTGGAATGGGCCGGTATTGCCCTGGGCCTGTTCGGTATCGTGCTGCTCAACCTCGGTTCGAACCTGCAGGGCAGCCCGGCGGGGGCGGCGCTGATCATTTTCGCGGCGGCGACCTGGGCTTTCGGTTCGGTGTGGAGCCGGCGCCTGGACCTGCCCGGCGGTGCCATGGCCAGCGCGGTGGAAATGCTGGTGGGCGGCGGCGTGCTGCTGCTCGGCAGCTTCCTCAGCGGCGAGCGCATGGAGCAGATGCCCACGGCCGCCGGTTGGGGCGCGCTGGCCTACCTGGTGGTGTTCGGCTCGATCATCGCCTTCAGCGCTTACATGTACCTGCTGGCCAATGTGCGCCCGGCGGCGGCCACCAGCTATGCCTACGTCAACCCGGCGGTGGCGGTGATGCTCGGCATGGTGTTCGCCGGCGAGCACATCGGCATGGCCGAGTCCCTGGCGATGGCGGTGATCATCAGCGCCGTGGTGCTGATCGGCCTGCCGCAGTGGCGTCGCCAGGATGCGGCATGA
- a CDS encoding Lrp/AsnC family transcriptional regulator, which produces MDKYDRALLAALLEDGRMSFAELARRINLSPPAVADRVARLEADGVITGYHASVDLSKMGRSIQCLIEMRLNDHRSKAMLDPLLEIPQIIDCYRITGEACVMLKVAVSCTRELEELIDRLAQFGTSKTSLVLSTPFSGRVHPAMLQGG; this is translated from the coding sequence ATGGACAAATACGACCGCGCCCTGCTCGCCGCCCTGCTGGAAGACGGCCGGATGTCCTTCGCCGAACTGGCCCGGCGCATCAACCTGTCACCACCGGCAGTGGCCGATCGCGTGGCACGCCTGGAGGCAGACGGGGTGATCACCGGCTACCACGCCAGCGTAGACCTGTCGAAGATGGGCCGCTCGATCCAGTGCCTGATCGAGATGCGCCTGAACGACCATCGCAGCAAGGCCATGCTCGATCCGCTGCTGGAGATTCCGCAGATCATCGACTGCTACCGCATCACCGGCGAGGCCTGCGTGATGCTCAAAGTCGCGGTGAGCTGCACCCGGGAGCTGGAAGAGCTGATCGACCGACTCGCGCAGTTCGGCACCAGCAAGACCTCGCTGGTGCTGTCCACTCCCTTCTCCGGGCGCGTGCATCCGGCGATGTTGCAGGGCGGTTGA
- a CDS encoding acetyl-CoA C-acetyltransferase, which translates to MTQLRRVAIVGGNRIPFARSNTVYSTASNQEMLTCALDGLIERYKLHGERLGEVVAGAVLKHSRDFNLTRECVLGTRLAPETPAYDIQQACGTGLEAAILVANKIALGQIECGIAGGVDTTSDAPIGVNEGLRKILLEANRGKSNGEKIKSLLKIRPRHLMPHIPKNGEPRTGLSMGEHCELMAQTWAIPRDEQDKLAYESHIKLAAAYDQGWQNDLMTPFRGLVRDQNLRPDINLEKIGTLKPVFERGSRGTLTAANSTPLTDGASVVLLASEEWAKERGLPILAYFKDGEAAAVDFVGGHEGLLMAPVYAVPRLLARNGLTLQDFDFYEIHEAFAAQVLCTLKAWEDADYCKTRLGLDAPLGSIDRSKLNVKGSSLAAGHPFAATGGRIVANLAKLLDGAGKGRGLISICAAGGQGVTAIVER; encoded by the coding sequence ATGACCCAACTGCGCCGGGTCGCCATCGTCGGCGGCAACCGAATTCCCTTCGCCCGCTCCAACACCGTGTATTCCACGGCGAGCAACCAGGAGATGCTGACCTGTGCGCTGGACGGCCTGATCGAGCGCTACAAGCTGCACGGCGAACGCCTGGGTGAGGTGGTCGCCGGCGCGGTGCTCAAGCATTCCCGCGATTTCAACCTGACCCGCGAATGCGTGCTCGGCACGCGCCTGGCGCCGGAGACCCCGGCCTATGACATCCAGCAGGCCTGCGGCACCGGCCTGGAGGCGGCCATCCTAGTCGCCAACAAGATCGCCCTGGGGCAGATCGAGTGCGGCATCGCCGGCGGCGTGGACACCACTTCCGATGCGCCCATCGGGGTCAACGAAGGGCTGCGCAAGATCCTGCTGGAAGCCAACCGCGGCAAGTCCAACGGCGAGAAGATCAAGAGCCTGCTGAAGATCCGCCCGCGCCACCTGATGCCGCACATCCCGAAGAACGGCGAGCCGCGCACCGGGCTGTCCATGGGCGAGCACTGCGAGCTGATGGCGCAGACCTGGGCCATACCGCGCGATGAGCAGGACAAGCTGGCCTACGAGAGCCACATCAAGCTGGCCGCTGCTTACGACCAGGGCTGGCAGAACGACCTGATGACGCCGTTCCGCGGCCTGGTGCGCGACCAGAACCTGCGTCCGGATATCAACCTGGAGAAGATCGGCACCCTCAAGCCGGTATTCGAGCGCGGCTCGCGCGGCACCCTGACGGCGGCCAACTCCACGCCGCTGACCGATGGCGCCTCGGTGGTGCTCCTGGCCAGCGAGGAGTGGGCCAAGGAACGTGGCCTGCCGATCCTGGCGTACTTCAAGGATGGCGAGGCGGCGGCGGTGGACTTCGTTGGCGGCCACGAAGGCCTGTTGATGGCGCCGGTCTACGCGGTACCGCGCTTGCTGGCGCGCAACGGCCTGACCCTGCAGGACTTCGATTTCTACGAAATCCACGAAGCCTTCGCCGCCCAGGTGCTGTGCACGCTCAAGGCCTGGGAGGACGCGGACTACTGCAAGACCCGCCTCGGCCTCGATGCGCCGCTGGGCTCCATCGACCGCAGCAAGCTCAACGTGAAAGGCAGCTCGCTGGCCGCCGGGCACCCGTTCGCCGCCACCGGCGGGCGCATCGTCGCCAACCTCGCCAAGCTGCTGGACGGGGCCGGCAAGGGGCGTGGGCTGATCTCGATTTGCGCGGCAGGCGGCCAAGGTGTGACCGCAATCGTCGAACGGTAA
- a CDS encoding 3-oxoacyl-ACP reductase, which translates to MTDRYIAFANSNVGRRLVGALGLPAPVRLERWSAGRTRPVDGALLLGGEGNLNEAVLPFSGRLTDAVFAFSEGQYGLPRWTAEHGPKLKAIVFDASGLTRFEQTLELRTFFQGALKGLDKCPHVVILGRAPESLKDPIAASVQRSLEGFSRSLGKEIRRGGNVQLLYVGKGAEDQLEGALRFFLSPKSAYVSGQVIRLSAYDKQVQDWSRPLVGKRALVTGAARGIGAAIAETLARDGAEVVLLDVPPAKDALDALAARLGGRGLALDICAADAGAQLVEALPDGVDIVVHNAGITRDKTVAKMNEALWNSVIDVNLKAPQVLTQALLDAGKLHDDGRVVLLASISGIAGNLGQTNYAVSKAGLIGLAQAWAPSLGKKGISINAVAPGFIETQMTAAIPLTIREAGRRMNSMGQGGLPQDVAEAVAWFAQPGSGAVSGQVLRVCGQSLLGA; encoded by the coding sequence ATGACCGATCGCTACATCGCCTTCGCCAACTCCAACGTCGGCCGCCGCCTGGTCGGAGCCCTCGGCCTGCCCGCGCCGGTACGCCTGGAGCGCTGGAGCGCCGGGCGCACACGGCCAGTGGACGGGGCGCTGCTGCTAGGCGGCGAGGGCAACCTGAACGAAGCGGTGCTGCCGTTTTCCGGGCGCCTGACCGATGCGGTCTTCGCCTTTAGCGAAGGCCAGTACGGCCTGCCGCGCTGGACCGCCGAGCACGGCCCGAAACTCAAGGCCATCGTCTTCGACGCCAGCGGCCTGACCCGTTTCGAGCAGACCCTGGAGCTGCGCACTTTCTTCCAGGGCGCACTCAAGGGCCTGGATAAATGTCCGCACGTGGTGATCCTCGGTCGCGCCCCGGAATCCCTGAAAGACCCCATCGCCGCCAGCGTGCAGCGCAGCCTGGAAGGCTTCAGCCGCTCCCTGGGCAAGGAGATTCGCCGGGGCGGCAACGTGCAGCTGCTGTACGTCGGCAAGGGCGCCGAGGATCAGCTCGAAGGCGCCCTGCGCTTCTTCCTCTCGCCCAAGAGCGCCTATGTGTCGGGCCAGGTGATTCGCCTGTCCGCCTATGACAAGCAGGTGCAGGACTGGAGCCGCCCGCTGGTGGGCAAGCGTGCGCTGGTGACCGGCGCCGCCCGTGGCATCGGCGCGGCCATCGCCGAAACGCTCGCCCGTGATGGCGCCGAGGTGGTGCTGCTGGACGTGCCGCCAGCCAAGGACGCCCTCGATGCGCTGGCCGCGCGCCTGGGCGGTCGCGGCCTGGCGCTGGATATCTGCGCGGCGGACGCAGGCGCGCAACTGGTGGAGGCGCTGCCCGACGGCGTCGACATCGTGGTGCACAACGCCGGCATCACCCGCGACAAGACCGTCGCCAAGATGAACGAGGCGCTCTGGAATTCGGTGATCGACGTGAACCTCAAGGCCCCGCAGGTGCTGACCCAGGCCCTGCTGGACGCAGGCAAGCTGCACGATGACGGCCGCGTGGTACTGCTCGCCTCCATCAGCGGCATCGCCGGCAACCTCGGGCAGACCAATTACGCGGTGAGCAAGGCCGGCCTGATCGGCCTGGCGCAGGCCTGGGCGCCGTCGCTGGGCAAGAAGGGCATCAGCATCAATGCGGTGGCGCCGGGCTTTATCGAAACCCAGATGACCGCCGCCATCCCGCTGACCATCCGTGAAGCCGGCCGGCGCATGAACTCCATGGGCCAGGGCGGGTTGCCGCAGGACGTGGCCGAAGCCGTGGCCTGGTTCGCCCAGCCGGGTTCGGGTGCGGTGAGCGGGCAGGTATTGCGGGTGTGCGGGCAGAGTCTGCTGGGGGCGTGA
- a CDS encoding EF-hand domain-containing protein yields MQSRIRNALMCGAVLLGCQQALATQTGETAFSRLDRDANGYIEASDMAAMRERMFHRLDRDADGFLSRQELTPPSQSSNPSPNAVVWPDSDGDEKVSPAEFMAQEPALILRGDRDGDRRLSAEEFQQLIAARGR; encoded by the coding sequence ATGCAAAGCCGAATCCGTAACGCCCTGATGTGCGGCGCCGTGCTGTTGGGCTGCCAGCAGGCGCTGGCCACCCAGACGGGCGAAACGGCCTTTTCCCGCCTGGACCGCGATGCCAACGGCTACATCGAGGCCAGCGACATGGCGGCGATGCGCGAGCGCATGTTCCACCGGCTGGACCGTGACGCCGACGGCTTCCTCAGCCGCCAGGAGCTCACCCCGCCGAGCCAGAGCAGCAATCCCTCGCCAAATGCCGTCGTCTGGCCGGACAGCGATGGTGACGAGAAAGTCAGCCCGGCCGAGTTCATGGCCCAGGAGCCGGCGCTGATCCTGCGCGGCGATCGCGATGGCGACCGTCGGTTGAGTGCGGAGGAGTTCCAGCAGTTGATTGCGGCGCGGGGGCGGTAA
- a CDS encoding AraC family transcriptional regulator, translating into MRDLTDDVALMRPVIDALRASGTDPDLVLARLGLPAGSLPAGRFPHSAQNLFWKTAAEECGQEHVGLYLAGHLPAFHGLLLEYLFLSSSTFGEGLRHALRYVRLLSDTLNARLEIEGERAVLLLGHTAGTNRHFPEMLAGAVVRLFHALTEGDFKPHQVQLMHEAGAPAERYQDVYGCPAVLGAERYALVFDAAVLDKPSRHAAPELLRMHESLARRQLAEVERLDLVRKVRELIGVLLVDGGATLEQVAARLDMPARRLRERLAMAGVRFNDLVTDYRCRLAKDLLLKTDERIEVIVERTGFSEPSTFYRAFKRWVGETPVEFRRRGRPQTPAE; encoded by the coding sequence ATGCGTGATCTGACCGACGATGTGGCGCTGATGCGCCCGGTGATCGACGCCCTGCGCGCCAGCGGCACCGACCCCGACCTCGTATTGGCGCGCCTTGGCCTACCCGCCGGCAGCCTGCCCGCCGGACGTTTCCCCCACAGCGCACAGAACCTGTTCTGGAAGACCGCCGCCGAAGAGTGCGGTCAGGAGCACGTCGGCCTTTACCTGGCCGGCCACCTGCCGGCGTTCCACGGCCTGTTGCTGGAATACCTGTTCCTCTCCAGCTCGACCTTCGGCGAAGGTCTGCGCCACGCCCTGCGTTATGTCCGTCTGCTCTCCGACACCCTCAACGCGCGCCTGGAAATCGAAGGCGAGCGCGCCGTGCTGCTGCTCGGCCATACGGCCGGGACCAACCGGCACTTCCCGGAAATGCTCGCGGGCGCGGTAGTTCGACTGTTCCACGCCCTCACCGAAGGCGACTTCAAACCCCACCAGGTGCAGCTGATGCACGAAGCGGGCGCGCCCGCCGAGCGCTATCAGGACGTCTACGGTTGCCCGGCGGTGCTGGGCGCCGAGCGCTACGCCCTGGTGTTCGATGCGGCCGTGCTGGACAAGCCCTCGCGCCATGCCGCCCCGGAGCTGCTGCGCATGCACGAGTCGCTGGCGCGTCGGCAACTGGCGGAGGTCGAGCGCCTGGACCTGGTACGCAAGGTGCGCGAGCTGATCGGCGTGCTGCTGGTGGATGGCGGCGCGACCCTGGAGCAGGTCGCCGCCCGCCTGGACATGCCGGCTCGTCGCCTGCGCGAACGCCTGGCCATGGCCGGGGTGCGCTTCAACGACCTGGTCACCGACTACCGCTGCCGCCTGGCCAAGGACCTGCTGCTCAAGACCGATGAGCGCATCGAGGTGATCGTCGAGCGTACCGGCTTTTCCGAGCCGAGCACCTTCTACCGCGCCTTCAAGCGCTGGGTCGGCGAGACGCCGGTGGAGTTTCGCCGACGGGGCCGGCCGCAGACGCCGGCGGAGTGA
- a CDS encoding MaoC family dehydratase — MPRDWLDLSASPALTGLFVRAALCRGVRGRSLSTRGLRCPVTVDPKHLERYRKVCGFPNNHLLPPTYPHVLAFGLQMGLLTDARFPFPLLGLVHLENRISVLRPLGGLGPFNVSVRVDNLQPHEKGVTFSIITQLHDQLGLLWEGDSRVLFRGMRLDGTPPPREEAGELPLEQIDAWSCPADIGRRYARVAGDYNPIHLSAASARLFGFPRAIAHGLWNKARSLAALGEQLPMAGYRVDVRFQKPVLLPASVNLLASEPAPAGQFSLRGKDDLPHMAGSWRPLDA; from the coding sequence ATGCCCCGCGATTGGCTCGATCTGTCCGCTTCACCCGCCCTCACCGGCCTGTTCGTCCGCGCCGCCCTGTGCCGTGGCGTACGGGGCCGCAGCCTGTCGACCCGTGGCCTGCGCTGCCCGGTCACGGTCGATCCGAAGCATCTCGAGCGCTACCGCAAGGTCTGCGGCTTCCCGAACAACCACCTGCTGCCGCCCACCTACCCGCACGTCCTGGCCTTCGGTCTGCAGATGGGCTTGCTCACCGACGCGCGCTTCCCTTTCCCGCTGCTGGGCCTGGTGCATCTGGAAAACCGTATCAGCGTATTGCGCCCGCTGGGCGGGCTCGGGCCGTTCAACGTCAGCGTGCGGGTGGACAACCTGCAGCCCCACGAGAAGGGCGTGACCTTCAGCATCATCACCCAGCTGCATGACCAGCTCGGCCTGCTCTGGGAGGGCGACAGCCGCGTGCTGTTCCGTGGCATGCGCCTGGACGGCACGCCGCCGCCCCGCGAGGAGGCCGGCGAACTTCCGCTGGAGCAGATCGACGCCTGGAGCTGCCCGGCGGATATCGGTCGCCGCTACGCACGCGTCGCCGGCGACTACAACCCGATCCACTTGTCCGCCGCCAGCGCCAGGCTGTTCGGTTTCCCCCGCGCCATCGCCCACGGTCTGTGGAACAAGGCGCGCAGTCTGGCGGCGTTGGGCGAGCAGCTGCCAATGGCCGGCTATCGGGTCGATGTGCGTTTCCAGAAGCCGGTGCTGCTGCCCGCCTCGGTCAACCTGCTGGCCAGCGAACCGGCGCCAGCCGGGCAGTTCAGCCTGCGCGGCAAGGACGACCTGCCGCACATGGCCGGCAGCTGGCGCCCGCTCGACGCTTGA
- a CDS encoding nucleotide pyrophosphohydrolase produces MNLEELTARLHAIRDHNDWSRFHSPKNLAMAASVEMAELVEIFQWLREDESRQLPPEKLAHAGQEVGDIVLYLLLLCAELGIDMEQAVRAKLADSERRFIEGGAK; encoded by the coding sequence ATGAACCTCGAAGAACTCACCGCGCGCCTGCACGCCATCCGCGACCACAACGACTGGAGTCGCTTCCACAGCCCGAAGAACCTGGCCATGGCCGCCAGCGTGGAAATGGCGGAGCTGGTGGAAATCTTCCAGTGGCTGCGCGAAGACGAGTCCCGCCAGCTGCCGCCGGAAAAACTCGCCCACGCCGGGCAGGAAGTCGGCGACATCGTGCTCTACCTCCTGCTGCTGTGCGCCGAGCTGGGCATCGACATGGAGCAGGCGGTACGCGCCAAGCTGGCCGACAGCGAACGACGCTTCATCGAAGGGGGCGCCAAGTGA
- a CDS encoding methyltransferase — protein MSQSTNNGDRHFDELATRFAEKIYGGAKGAIRLAVLQADLAEALPERPLRVLDIGAGLGHMSLWLAGRGHDVTLAEPAAPMLEGARQRFAEAGLPATFIEVPWQDLLGQLNEPYDLVICHAVLEWLAEPLAILPVLHQLTRADGWLSLAFYNRDALIYRNLLKGHFRKLRKNRFAGEGQSLTPQEPLDPRTLEAAMDGHWRIEARSGVRVFHDYMPVEFQHKAEPLDLVEMELQYRRHPAFAGLGRYLHWLCRPQD, from the coding sequence GTGAGCCAATCCACCAACAATGGCGACCGCCACTTCGACGAACTGGCCACGCGTTTCGCGGAGAAGATCTACGGCGGCGCCAAGGGCGCGATCCGCCTCGCCGTGCTCCAGGCGGACCTCGCCGAGGCACTGCCGGAGCGCCCACTGCGCGTGTTGGACATCGGCGCGGGCCTGGGCCACATGTCCCTCTGGCTGGCCGGGCGTGGCCACGACGTGACCCTCGCCGAACCGGCCGCGCCGATGCTCGAAGGCGCCCGCCAGCGCTTCGCCGAAGCCGGCCTCCCCGCCACTTTCATCGAGGTCCCCTGGCAGGACCTGCTCGGCCAGCTCAACGAACCCTACGACCTGGTGATCTGCCACGCCGTGCTGGAATGGCTGGCCGAACCGCTGGCGATCCTGCCCGTGCTGCACCAGTTGACCCGCGCCGATGGCTGGCTGTCCCTGGCCTTCTACAACCGCGATGCGCTGATCTACCGCAACCTGCTCAAGGGCCACTTCCGCAAGCTGCGCAAGAACCGCTTCGCCGGCGAGGGACAGAGCCTGACCCCGCAGGAGCCGCTCGACCCGCGCACGCTGGAAGCGGCCATGGACGGGCACTGGCGCATCGAGGCGCGCAGCGGCGTGCGGGTGTTCCACGACTACATGCCGGTTGAGTTCCAGCACAAGGCCGAGCCGCTGGACCTGGTGGAGATGGAACTGCAATACCGTCGCCATCCCGCGTTCGCCGGCCTGGGTCGCTACCTGCACTGGCTGTGCCGGCCGCAGGATTAG